In Debaryomyces hansenii CBS767 chromosome B complete sequence, one genomic interval encodes:
- a CDS encoding DEHA2B16654p (no similarity), producing MIVGVREGLKAKIAKNVRMRVFELLSKIPIITIAFDCQPLTVYLVMCSCLEHFKNGYLNYGKWPESSDELKYDVPVKIRRGRGRGFCWIAT from the coding sequence ATGATAGTAGGAGTCAGAGAAGGCTTAAAAgcaaaaattgcaaaaaacGTGAGAATGAGGGTTTTTGAATTGCTTAGCAAAATTCCGATAATAACTATCGCTTTCGATTGTCAACCACTCACTGTCTATTTGGTGATGTGTTCTTGTCTTGAACATTTTAAAAATGGGTACTTAAATTATGGAAAGTGGCCCGAGCTGCTGGACGAGTTAAAGTACGATGTACCTGTGAAGATaagaagaggaagaggaagaGGTTTCTGTTGGATCGCCACTTAG
- a CDS encoding DEHA2B16610p (similar to uniprot|P33302 Saccharomyces cerevisiae YOR153W PDR5 Short-lived membrane ABC (ATP-binding cassette) transporter): MSAGGDNSHVKDYRLDGHVLSDSYSIHEFNPVDESNDRYQGFEDSKDGIKELARTVSRTNQIGIANASDSEDLIRYLSHMSQVPGISPYEGNIDPSLDPESDEFNAKYWVKNLRKLHDSDPNYYKPSSLGIAYKDLRAYGVAADSDYQPTVSNAILKLVMETYHHFRKKDPSRYFDILKSMDAIMRPGEVTVVLGRPGSGCSTLLKTISSHTYGFQVGEESKISYDGMTPKDIERLHRGDVVYSAETDVHFPQLSVGDTLEFAARLRTPQNRGNVDRETYAKHMASVYMATYGLSHTRNTKVGNDFVRGVSGGERKRVSIAEVSLSGANIQCWDNATRGLDAATALEFIRALKTSASILEATPLIAIYQCSQDAYDLFDNVIVLYEGYQIFFGNAKRAKDFFIDMGYECPQRQTTADFLTSLTNPAERVVRPGHENRVPKNAKEFEIYWRNSSDYLSLVDDINKYMNVTDSKNQKESYHESHVARQSKHLSARSPYTVSFWMQTKYIIGRNILRTKGDPSISIFSVFGQLVMGLILSSVFFNLNQTTSSFYYRGAAIFFSVLFNAFASLLEIMALFEARPIVEKHKKYALYRPSADALASIITELPVKLLMSMVFNFSIYFMVNLRRNPGRFFFYWLMCFLCTLVMSHLFRSLGAVSTSLAGAMTPATVLLLAMVIFTGFVIPTPKMLGWSRWINYINPVGYVFESLMANEFSGRQFPCAEFVPRGSGYQSVESSQHICLTVGAKAGSTFVNGSDYIAISYSYYNSHKWRNFGIAVAFVIFFLVVYISLTEFNKGAMQKGEIVLFLRSALKKHRKESGNLRTINDVESKTLNEKVSRMDEIDALYADKPKKALETDKVPSSEDVFLWKDLTYQVKIKSEDRTILDHVDGWVKPGQLTALMGSSGAGKTTLLNCLSERVTTGIISDGVRMVNGHSLDGSFQRSIGYAQQQDLHLSTSTVREAFKFSAYLRQPNSISKKEKDRYVEYIIDLLEMNNYADALVGVAGEGLNVEQRKRLTIGVELVAKPKLLLFLDEPTSGLDSQTAWSVCRLMRKLADNGQAILCTIHQPSAILLKEFDRLLFLQKGGQTVYFGDLGEECSTLISYFENHGSHTCPKEANPAEWMLEVVGAAPGSHANQNYYDVWKNSHEYETVRNEIEFMARELTIKPRDESSEAHKKYAAPIWKQYLIVTRRVFQQNWRSPTYIYSKLFLVVSSSLFNGFSFFKADQSMQGLQNQMFSIFMFMIPFNTLVQQMLPYFIRQRDLYEVREAPSKTYSWFAFIAAQITSEIPIQIVVGTLAFFSWYYPVGLYENAVSTDSVDSRGVLMWMLLTSFFVYTSTMGQLCVSFSELADNAANLATMLFTLCLLFCGVLATSDAMPGFWIFMYRISPFTYLVQGTLGTGLANNKVTCSQSELLTFNTPEGQTCGEYTKNFMNHFGGYLTDQSSTNICEYCQMASTNDFLRSINVYFDERWRDLGIFIAFIAINIIGTIFFYWLARVPKGNREKRRKD; the protein is encoded by the coding sequence ATGTCTGCTGGGGGCGATAATTCTCATGTTAAGGATTACCGACTCGATGGTCATGTTTTATCGGACTCTTATAGTATTCATGAATTCAATCCAGTCGATGAGAGTAATGATCGGTACCAAGGATTCGAAGATTCTAAAGATGgtattaaagaattagcAAGAACTGTTTCTCGCACTAACCAGATAGGAATTGCCAATGCAAGCGATTCGGAAGATTTAATTCGGTATTTGTCACATATGTCTCAGGTGCCAGGTATTTCCCCATATGAAGGTAATATTGATCCTTCGTTAGATCCAGAAAGTGATGAGTTCAATGCTAAGTATTGGGTCAAGAACTTGAGAAAATTACACGATTCTGATcccaattattataaaCCCTCCTCACTTGGTATAGCATATAAGGATTTAAGAGCTTACGGTGTCGCTGCTGATTCCGATTATCAGCCTACAGTTTCAAATGCAATACTAAAGCTTGTGATGGAAacatatcatcattttaGAAAGAAGGATCCAAGTCGTTATTTTGACATTTTGAAATCCATGGATGCAATTATGAGACCCGGCGAAGTAACAGTAGTTTTGGGAAGGCCTGGCTCTGGATGCTCTACTTTGTTGAAGACAATATCATCCCATACCTATGGCTTCCAAGTAGGCGAGGAGTCTAAAATTTCTTACGATGGTATGACGCcgaaagatattgaaagacTTCACAGAGGTGATGTCGTCTATTCAGCGGAAACTGATGTCCACTTTCCTCAATTGTCCGTTGGTGATACTTTAGAATTTGCTGCAAGATTGAGAACACCTCAAAATAGAGGTAATGTTGATCGGGAAACTTACGCTAAGCATATGGCATCTGTTTACATGGCCACTTATGGCTTATCTCATACTAGAAATACGAAGGTAGGTAACGATTTTGTCAGGGGTGTTTCTGGAGGAGAAAGGAAGAGAGTTTCGATTGCTGAAGTTTCCTTATCTGGTGCTAACATTCAATGTTGGGATAATGCAACTAGAGGCTTAGATGCAGCTACTGCTTTAGAATTCATTAGAGCCTTGAAAACATCTGCTTCTATTTTAGAGGCCACACCTTTGATTGCCATTTATCAATGTTCGCAAGACGCTTACGATCTCTTTGATAATGTGATTGTTTTATATGAGGGCTatcaaattttctttggtaATGCTAAGAGAGCCAAAGATTTTTTTATAGATATGGGCTATGAATGTCCTCAAAGACAAACAACTGCGGATTTCTTAACCTCTTTAACTAACCCGGCCGAACGTGTTGTCAGGCCTGGTCATGAGAATAGAGTTCCAAAAAAtgcaaaagaatttgagATCTATTGGAGAAATTCATCAGATTATCTATCTTTggttgatgatattaataaatacatgAATGTTACCGATTCcaagaatcaaaaagaatCTTATCACGAATCCCATGTTGCGAGACAATCTAAACATCTCTCTGCTAGATCACCCTATACCGTTTCTTTCTGGATGCAAACAAAATACATCATTGGACGCAATATCCTTAGAACCAAAGGTGACCCTTCGATTTCCATCTTTAGCGTCTTCGGTCAATTAGTTATGGGGTTGATTTTGTCTTCTGtcttttttaatttaaatcaaACAACTAGCTCATTCTATTACAGAGGCGCTGCTATTTTCTTTTCAGTCTTGTTCAATGCTTTTGCTTCTTTATTGGAAATTATGGCTTTGTTTGAGGCCAGAccaattgttgaaaagCACAAGAAATACGCTTTGTATCGGCCATCTGCTGATGCATTGGCTAGTATTATTACTGAGTTGCCTGTGAAGTTATTGATGTCAATGGTGTTTAATTTctctatatattttatggtGAACTTAAGACGTAATCCCGGCCGGTTCTTTTTTTATTGGCTAATGTGTTTTCTTTGTACCCTAGTAATGTCACACTTATTCAGAAGTTTGGGTGCTGTGTCTACATCATTAGCAGGTGCAATGACTCCAGCAAcagtattattattggctATGGTTATTTTCACCGGGTTTGTCATTCCAACTCCAAAAATGCTTGGTTGGTCACGTTGGATTAACTACATCAACCCTGTTGGTTATGTTTTTGAATCTTTAATGGCTAACGAATTTTCAGGAAGACAGTTCCCCTGTGCTGAGTTTGTTCCCCGAGGCCTGGGATATCAATCAGTTGAATCTAGTCAACACATTTGCTTAACTGTCGGTGCTAAAGCTGGCTCTACATTTGTAAATGGTTCCGACTATATTGCAATCTCGTATTCTTACTATAACTCCCATAAATGGAGAAATTTTGGAATCGCAGTTGCATTtgttattttctttttggtGGTCTATATTTCGTTAACGGAATTTAACAAGGGTGCTATGCAAAAAGGCGAAATTGTCTTGTTTTTAAGATCTGCTTTAAAGAAACACAGAAAGGAATCCGGAAATCTCAGAACAATTAACGATGTTGAAAGTAAAACTTTGAATGAAAAGGTTAGTCGTAtggatgaaattgatgctCTTTATGCGGATAAGCCCAAAAAGGCTTTGGAAACAGATAAAGTACCTTCTTCTGAGGATGTTTTTCTTTGGAAAGATTTAACTTATCAAGTCAAGATTAAGTCAGAGGATCGGACCATTTTAGACCATGTAGACGGTTGGGTTAAACCCGGTCAATTGACTGCTTTGATGGGATCGTCTGGAGCTGGAAAAACTACATTGTTGAATTGCTTGTCTGAACGTGTTACCACTGGTATTATATCTGATGGTGTCAGAATGGTAAATGGACATTCCTTAGATGGCTCTTTCCAGAGATCTATTGGTTATGCTCAACAACAGGATTTACACTTATCGACTTCTACTGTTCGTGAAGcctttaaattttcagcTTACTTGAGGCAACCCAACtctatttcaaagaaagagaaggaTCGATATgttgaatatataattgatctattagaaatgaataattatGCAGATGCTTTGGTCGGTGTTGCAGGCGAAGGTCTAAACGTTGAGCAAAGGAAAAGGTTGACTATAGGTGTTGAGTTGGTAGCCAAACCtaaattgttattattcttgGATGAACCTACTTCAGGTTTAGACTCTCAAACTGCATGGTCTGTTTGTAGGCTTATGAGGAAATTGGCTGATAATGGGCAAGCCATTTTATGCACTATTCATCAACCTTCTgctattttattgaaagagtTTGACCGTTTGTTGTTTTTGCAGAAAGGTGGTCAAACAGTCTACTTCGGGGATCTAGGTGAAGAGTGTTCTACTTTAATTAGTTATTTCGAAAACCACGGCTCTCATACATGTCCCAAAGAGGCTAACCCGGCTGAATGGATGTTAGAAGTTGTCGGTGCTGCTCCTGGTTCTCATGCTAATCAAAACTACTACGATGTTTGGAAAAATTCACACGAGTATGAAACTGTTAGAAATGAAATAGAGTTCATGGCAAGGGAATTAACTATCAAACCAAGAGACGAGTCGCTGGAGGCTCATAAAAAATATGCTGCTCCAATTTGGAAGCAGTATCTAATTGTAACTCGTAGGGTTTTCCAGCAAAACTGGAGATCACCTACTTATATTTACTCTAAACTTTTCTTGgttgtttcttcttctttattcaatggattttccttcttcaaAGCTGATCAATCAATGCAAGGAttacaaaatcaaatgtTTTCTATTTTTATGTTCATGATTCCATTCAATACCTTGGTTCAGCAAATGTTACCGTATTTTATTCGACAAAGAGATTTATATGAGGTGCGAGAAGCACCATCTAAAACATATTCCTGGTTCGCATTCATTGCCGCCCAAATCACATCTGAAATTCCTATTCAAATAGTTGTTGGTACTTTAGCATTCTTCAGTTGGTATTATCCAGTAGGGTTGTATGAGAATGCAGTATCTACAGATTCTGTGGACTCTCGCGGTGTTTTAATGTGGATGCTTCTTACAAGTTTCTTCGTTTACACCTCTACTATGGGTCAATTATGTGTTTCGTTTTCTGAATTAGCTGACAATGCAGCTAATTTGGCTACTATGCTTTTTACATTGTGCTTGCTTTTCTGTGGCGTTCTTGCTACCTCTGATGCTATGCCTGGTTTTTGGATTTTTATGTATCGAATTTCCCCGTTTACATATTTAGTTCAAGGCACTCTAGGTACAGGTTTGGCTAACAATAAAGTAACTTGTTCGCAGAGCGAACTATTGACTTTTAATACGCCAGAAGGACAAACATGTGGAGAGTATACgaaaaattttatgaatCATTTTGGTGGCTACTTGACGGATCAATCTTCTACGAACATATGTGAATATTGTCAAATGGCATCTACTAATGATTTTTTGAGGTCCATCAATgtttattttgatgaaCGATGGAGAGATTTGGGTATTTTCATTGCATTTATTGCTATCAACATAATAGGAACTATTTTTTTCTATTGGCTTGCTAGAGTTCCAAAGGGTAATAGAGAGAAAAGGAGGAAAGATTAA
- a CDS encoding DEHA2B16676p (no similarity) produces MPCMYFSGVDSDIITYDDPENRCIRVNLDLFIRVLNNNEQNTRVFLDTHLLKISGNEDGQDRREKLVSKGNASVSLGNMPSIPIVVYSSRALITAEFREMSSDDFKDRYLAPLDIALKESNICRRPLAQEYAYPRGDAMHVEQAIQEYFDREIARTIDHLYRDIGDITNHFCSPSFVKSPLDGKRAVQPDIIHMLTKSDLNTQYPEIVFGIGDYKTGVYKMMQGFEEFKTAISNRRRLRSHSIGNFFPDREWSPRVLFALVLSKYIYQAFLCGTDRILISDHQTFSGFFRYEIVDGEMIIDYYVINNPETVENGITLRSAIAGFFYKSVGDAADTKARLMEIFSVASSTDVKSIKESDPFFNVRPRDPSGSSGKLDRPGFSGNLDSVKENDASDNFDAIDGNTYCRVIYDSAEFYPDLKLPSPVFVKLYYYSSRLWEENSLMCLEIPEKEGYYGMFFNELLINERIAKSEFASNFPKLLVSGYWNGLSDHPMHIFEYLGKEVPEEKWNNKEVYKVIKSRLEELHSIGISHNDIRLANIHVSVSGKISLIDFGLSDYTNNEEHKKNDFETLEHILRSNGSNESFKHANQVNVKSEAIPADRADKNDKYGNDSNSSSEEVFDEGSSGTFSTQITIEDIASKPSRR; encoded by the coding sequence ATGCCGTGTATGTATTTTTCAGGGGTAGATAGTGATATTATCACATACGATGACCCTGAGAATCGATGCATTAGGGTGAATCTTGATCTATTTATTAGGGTTCTCAATAACAATGAACAAAACACGAGAGTCTTTTTGGACACTCACTTGCTTAAGATTCTGGGTAATGAAGATGGGCAAGACCGTCGTGAGAAACTAGTGTCCAAGGGTAATGCATCAGTGAGTCTAGGGAATATGCCTTCTATACCTATTGTTGTGTATAGTAGTCGTGCATTGATTACTGCTGAATTTAGGGAGATGAGTAGTGATGATTTCAAGGATAGGTATCTTGCTCCGCTTGATATTGCTCTTAAAGAATCGAATATTTGCCGTCGACCTTTAGCACAAGAATATGCTTACCCACGGGGAGATGCAATGCATGTGGAGCAAGCTATCCAAGAATACTTTGATCGAGAAATAGCACGAACAATCGATCATCTTTATCGTGATATTGGTGATATAACCAATCATTTTTGCAGTCCATCGTTTGTAAAATCACCATTAGATGGAAAAAGAGCGGTACAACCTGATATCATTCACATGTTAACTAAGTCGGATTTAAATACGCAATATCCCGAGATTGTTTTCGGGATAGGTGATTACAAAACAGGAGTCTATAAAATGATGCAAGGCTTCgaagaattcaagacaGCTATTCTGAACCGAAGAAGATTGAGGCTGCATTCCATTGGGAACTTCTTCCCAGATAGGGAGTGGTCGCCTAGAGTATTATTTGCGTTGGTTCTAAGCAAATATATCTACCAAGCTTTCCTCTGCGGAACGGATAGGATTCTTATTTCAGACCACCAAACATTCTCAGGATTCTTTAGGTATGAAATAGTGGATGGCGAAATGATTATAGACTACTATGTCATTAATAATCCAGAAACTGTGGAGAATGGCATCACTTTAAGGTCGGCTATAGCGGgatttttttataaaagTGTTGGTGATGCAGCTGATACAAAGGCCAGGTTGATGGAAATTTTTAGTGTTGCCAGCAGCACCGACGTAAAAAGTATTAAAGAACTGgatccatttttcaacgtTCGACCTAGAGACCCATCTGGATCTTCGGGAAAATTGGATAGACCTGGGTTTTCAGGCAACTTAGATTCGGTAAAAGAAAACGACGCCAGTGATAACTTTGATGCTATTGATGGTAACACATATTGTCGAGTTATATACGATTCCGCAGAATTTTATCCTGATTTGAAACTTCCATCGCCAGTTTTTGTCAAACTATACTACTACTCTAGTCGATTGTGGGAAGAGAATAGTTTGATGTGTTTGGAGATACCGGAAAAAGAGGGGTATTATGGCATGTTTTTCAACGAGcttttaattaatgaaagaattgctAAGTCAGAATTCGCTTCTAATTTCCCAAAGCTCCTTGTTTCTGGTTATTGGAACGGGCTTTCTGATCATCCgatgcatatatttgaatacctTGGGAAGGAGGTCCCAGAAGAAAAGTGGAATAACAAAGAAGTGTACAaagttatcaaatcaaGACTCGAAGAGCTTCATCTGATAGGAATTTCgcataatgatattagGCTAGCCAACATTCATGTGTCTGTTTCTGGTAAGATATCTTTGATAGATTTTGGATTATCGGACTacacaaataatgaagaacacaagaagaatgattttgagaCTCTTGAACACATATTGAGATCAAATGGTTCTAATGAAAGTTTTAAGCATGCCAATCAAGTTAATGTTAAAAGCGAAGCTATACCTGCTGATAGAGCAGACAAAAATGACAAATATGGAAATGATAGTAATTCTTCTAGTgaagaagtatttgatgaaggGAGTTCAGGAACTTTTAGTACCCAAATAACGATAGAAGATATTGCTTCAAAACCATCACGAAGATAA
- a CDS encoding DEHA2B16522p (no similarity), with translation MACICTLPDDYWNNMYQCIKCSPQIDAMDISANELSDTFKGEYCTSQSSSTELASSSSLSAALNIANLPNLKLWYLSISLLSFII, from the coding sequence ATGGCCTGCATTTGTACTCTTCCCGACGattattggaataataTGTACCAATGTATTAAGTGCTCTCCTCAAATCGATGCAATGGACATCTCGGCAAATGAGTTGAGTGACACATTTAAAGGTGAGTATTGTACTTCTCAGTCAAGCTCAACTGAATTAGCTAGTTCATCTAGTCTTTCAGCAGCACTAAATATTGCAAACCTCccgaatttgaaattatggTACCTATCTATTTCACTTTTatctttcattatttag
- a CDS encoding DEHA2B16588p (no similarity) — MSIIYAMYFSGKESNAISIDDPNVTVYCRVQNFNEKKHKSLFGYSPIKNSKLWRSGK; from the coding sequence ATGTCTATCATATATGCCATGTACTTCTCTGGTAAAGAGAGTAATGCTATCAGCATTGATGATCCAAATGTAACAGTATACTGTAGGGTTCagaatttcaatgaaaaaaaacATAAGAGTCTTTTTGGATACTCACCTATTAAGAATTCGAAATTATGGAGGTCAGGAAAATAA
- a CDS encoding DEHA2B16500p (similar to uniprot|P54862 Saccharomyces cerevisiae YOL156W HXT11 Putative hexose transporter) encodes MTNTEPNTESSTVEAGVNDNVSTSNSTTNYGTEPQGTHEKLENYGDIEKHEIPDNEGQIPTADEILNKLPVMPERSTKDQLSSIVLCFFIAFGGFIFGFDTGTISGFTNMPDYIDRFGLQDANGDSKTYKIGLIVAIFNVGCAFGCIFLSKIADVYGRRIGLMFAMIVYIVGIIIQISAQSSWIQIVFGRLIAGFAVGTVSVLSPLFISETSPKAYRGTLVCCFQLCVTFGIFIGYCINYGTYHNFNDSRQWRISLGLSFAWAIFLFIGMVFSPESPRYLIEKGKIEEAKKSISFSNGVSPEEPGVYTEIQLIQSGIDREKLAGNASWGQLVVGKPRILMRVITGVMLQSLQQLTGNNYFFYYGTYIFDAVGLSDSFQTSIVLGVVNFASTFVGIYAIEKLGRRLCLLSGGVAMAICFLIYSVLGTVGDVHIKPQGNAQIFITTLFIFFFASTWAGGVYSIVSEIYPLRIRSKAMAVATAGNWTWGFLISFFTTAITNEIQFAYGFVFFGCICFGTVFTYFFVYETKGLSLEEVDQLYASGIPAWKSSSWKVPSQEDMAFSAGYAAKDKPEDKRQE; translated from the coding sequence atGACCAATACAGAACCAAATACGGAGAGCCTGACAGTAGAAGCAGGTGTAAATGATAATGTGAGCACATCTAATAGTACTACTAATTATGGAACTGAACCTCAAGGAACACATGAGAAGTTAGAAAATTATggtgatattgaaaagcaTGAAATACCAGATAATGAAGGGCAAATTCCAACCGCAGATGAGATTTTAAATAAGTTACCGGTCATGCCAGAAAGGTCAACTAAGGATCAACTTTCATCTATAGTTCTTTGTTTTTTCATTGCTTTTGGTGGATTTATTTTTGGGTTCGATACAGGTACCATTTCTGGATTCACCAACATGCCTGACTATATAGATAGGTTTGGTTTACAAGATGCTAATGGTGATTCTAAGACTTATAAGATTGGTTTGATCGTTGCCATTTTTAATGTTGGTTGTGCATTTGGGTGTATTTTCTTATCTAAGATTGCAGATGTTTATGGACGTCGAATTGGATTGATGTTTGCAATGATTGTATATATCGTGGGCATCATTATTCAGATTTCAGCACAGTCTTCTTGGATTCAGATTGTTTTTGGTCGTTTGATTGCAGGATTTGCTGTGGGTACCGTTTCTGTGTTGTCGCCGTTGTTTATTAGTGAGACTTCACCAAAAGCATATAGAGGTACGTTAGTTTGTTGTTTCCAACTTTGCGTCACTTTTGGTATTTTTATTGGGTACTGTATTAATTATGGTACATATCATAACTTTAATGACTCTCGCCAGTGGAGAATTTCTCTAGGTTTGTCTTTTGCGTGGGctatatttttattcatcGGTATGGTCTTCCTGCCTGAATCGCCACGTTACTTGATTGAAAAAGGTaagattgaagaagcaAAGAAATCTATCTCTTTCTCGAATGGTGTTTCACCAGAAGAGCCAGGCGTGTATACTGAAAtccaattaattcaaagtGGTATTGACAGAGAAAAACTTGCGGGGAATGCATCATGGGGTCAGTTGGTTGTTGGTAAGCCAAGGATACTTATGCGTGTTATAACTGGTGTTATGTTGCAATCATTGCAACAGTTAACTGGGAATAACTATTTTTTCTACTATGGTACATACATTTTTGATGCTGTGGGATTGAGTGATTCATTCCAGACATCTATTGTGTTGGGTGTTGTGAACTTTGCATCTACTTTTGTTGGTATCTATGCAATTGAGAAACTAGGAAGAAGATTATGTTTATTAAGCGGAGGTGTTGCGATGGCTATTTGTTTTTTGATCTACTCAGTCTTGGGCACTGTAGGTGATGTGCATATAAAGCCCCAAGGTAATGctcaaatttttattacaactcttttcattttcttcttcgccTCAACTTGGGCGGGCGGTGtctattcaattgtttccGAAATATATCCTTTGAGAATTAGGTCTAAAGCCATGGCCGTTGCAACAGCCGGTAACTGGACTTGGGGATTCTTGATTTCCTTCTTTACCACTGCAATTACAAATGAGATCCAATTTGCATATGGTTTTGTTTTCTTCGGTTGTATTTGCTTCGGTACTGTGTTCacatatttctttgtttatGAAACTAAAGGATTGTCATTGGAAGAAGTTGATCAATTATATGCATCGGGGATACCCGCATGGAAATCAAGTTCATGGAAGGTTCCTTCACAAGAAGACATGGCTTTCTCTGCGGGATACGCTGCAAAAGATAAGCCTGAAGATAAAAGACAGGAGTAA
- a CDS encoding DEHA2B16566p (no similarity), with amino-acid sequence MSASAYITSLLMTAQFREITSDKLIESYLAPLDSFGSKEMSL; translated from the coding sequence ATGTCTGCTCTGGCTTACATCACCAGTTTATTAATGACAGCTCAATTCAGGGAGATAACTAGCGATAAATTGATAGAGAGCTACCTTGCTCCACTTGATAGCTTTGGTTCTAAGGAGATGTCTTTATGA
- a CDS encoding DEHA2B16632p (no similarity), giving the protein MTWEEYSCYEDGEINDIDSKGQNGTLNIIHSGARAAIEIVTYYIKPPHLRPSKITIAGDLSSTIT; this is encoded by the coding sequence ATGACATGGGAAGAATACAGTTGCTATGAGGATGGTGAGATTAACGACATTGATTCAAAAGGGCAAAATGGaacattaaatataattcatcTGGGGGCGCGCGCGGCTATCGAGATCGTCACCTACTATATAAAGCCGCCCCACTTGCGCCCCTCAAAAATAACTATTGCCGGAGATCTATCATCGACAATAACATAA
- a CDS encoding DEHA2B16544p (no similarity) yields MSSMRSRNSKSFFLRSSLFVQSDIPKSIKESFTDTEAWMLASLTSLYEIRNRWSS; encoded by the coding sequence ATGTCCAGTATGCggtcaagaaattcaaagtcATTCTTTTTAcgttcttcattatttgtgCAATCAGATATTCCAAAGTCTATCAAGGAAAGTTTTACTGACACGGAAGCATGGATGTTGGCCAGCCTAACATCACTATACGAAATTCGTAACAGGTGGAGCTCTTGA